Within the Sulfitobacter sp. JL08 genome, the region AAAGCGAAATGACGCGGATGGAGCGCAAAAGCCGCAAGCGCCATCTGCAAAGGCTAAGCGCAGGCGCGCAAATCAGCTTTGAATCCAGCGATATCCATCTGGAAACCGTCAGTGCCCTGCGCGAATTCAACAGTCATATTTCCGCCGTGGCCTATCCGATCCTCTATCGCAACGGGCAATTGCTGGAAACGCGGCTTATTCAGGGTATCGGCAAGGAAGAGGTCGATGCCGACAGCTAGGCGCGGTGCCGTGCGGTGCTGACCTACAGGATCGGCCCGATGGTCGCGATCACGTTATTCCAGATCCGGTTGTGATAGGACCAGTTCAGAACGTCACTCAGGCGCACTTCGTCCGATTGCGACAGATAGTGGGACTGGCGGGTCATGATATCGGCGGTAATGGCACTGTCCTGTAGCAGAATGTTGTTTTCATAGTTCAGATCGAAACTGCGCAGGTCCAGATTCGAAGATCCGATCAGGCTGATACCATCGTCCACCGTCAGGGTTTTGGCGTGCAGCAACCCGCCCTTGAATTCATGGATACGCGCGCCTGCGGCAAGCAGTTTCTTGTAATAACTTCGGCTGGCTGCCGCGACGATCCATGAATCGTTTTTTTCGGGAAAGATCAGGGTGACGCGCACACCGCGATGGGCCGCGCTGCACAGGGCCTCGAAAACGGTGGCGTCCGGCACGAAATACGGGGTGGTGAGGGTAATGTGATCCCGCGCGCAATTGATCAGCGTTGCAAACAGTTGCGGCGTTGCACCCATGCGTTCTGTCGGGCCGTCCCCCATTGCCACGGCCGCAAACCCGTCAGCATGGGCAGTCGTGTCCCATGTAAAAATGTCGAAACTGGCATCTGTGGCCTGCATCCAGTCGCTTGCGAACAGCAACTGGTTCTGCGCCACGACCGGCCCCTGAAACCGCAGCATGATATCCACCCACGGCGCGTATTTCGGTTTGACCCGAAATTCGGGATCCGCACAGTTCTGGCTGCCGCAATATCCGATTGCGCCGTCAAT harbors:
- the cls gene encoding cardiolipin synthase; amino-acid sequence: MIVTFVVLAHFLIVTAFTIRILLRDDLVPTTRLAWFIVLMLLPYVGTLVYFLFGEVNLGKTADTRHTRIFDQIRKKASSAIGTDSVANTTIASPYRPAFHYAASINGFQTVAGNTAEVMQDAAHTRRRMIADIDGARDHVHVLYYIWLNDETGTEMGKALIRAAQRGVTCRAIADGMGSRAMIHSPLWREMKEAGVHLAIALPFRNVFRTMITSRLDLRNHRKITVIDGAIGYCGSQNCADPEFRVKPKYAPWVDIMLRFQGPVVAQNQLLFASDWMQATDASFDIFTWDTTAHADGFAAVAMGDGPTERMGATPQLFATLINCARDHITLTTPYFVPDATVFEALCSAAHRGVRVTLIFPEKNDSWIVAAASRSYYKKLLAAGARIHEFKGGLLHAKTLTVDDGISLIGSSNLDLRSFDLNYENNILLQDSAITADIMTRQSHYLSQSDEVRLSDVLNWSYHNRIWNNVIATIGPIL